A genomic window from Fusarium falciforme chromosome 2, complete sequence includes:
- a CDS encoding NADPH--cytochrome P450 reductase produces the protein MAELDTLDVIVLGAIFLGTLAYFTKGKVWGVTKDPYANGFAAGAAARPGRTRNIVEKMEESGKNCVVFYGSQTGTAEDYASRLAKEGKSRFGLDTMVADLEEYDFDNLDTIPSDKVVMFVLATYGEGEPTDNAVDFYEFITGEDASFTEDNDPPLGNLNYVAFGLGNNTYEHYNSMVRNVNKALEKLGAHRIGEAGEGDDGAGTMEEDFLAWKDPMWEALAKKLGLEEREAVYEPTFAITERDDLTPESTEVYLGEPNKMHLEGTAKGPFNTHNPYIAPIAESRELFSAKDRNCLHMEVDISGSNLRYETGDHIAVWPTNPGEEVTRFLDILDLSAKQHEVVTVKALEPTAKVPFPNPTTYDAILRYHLEICAPVSRQFVSTLAAFAPNDEIKAEMNRLGNDKDYFHEKTAPHYYNIARFLASVSKGEKWTKIPFSAFIEGITKLQPRYYSISSSSLVQPKKISITAVVESQMIPGRGDPFRGVATNYLLALKQKQNGDSNPTPFGQSYEIMGPRNKYDGIHVPVHVRHSNFKLPSDPGKPIIMIGPGTGVAPFRAFVQERAKQAQDGIEVGKTLLFFGCRKPTEDFMYESEWEEYKKALGDKFELITAFSRQSSKKVYVQHRLKERSKEVSDLLSQKAYFYVCGDAANMAREVNTVLAQILAEGRGVSEAKGEEIVKNMRAANQYQEDVWS, from the exons atggctgaaCTCGACACTCTGGACGTTATCGTCCTCggcgccatcttcctcggcaCCCTCGCATACTTTACCAAGGGCAAGGTATGGGGCGTCACCAAGGACCCCTACGCCAACGGCTTCGCTGCTGGCGCCGCAGCAAGGCCTGGGCGCACAAGGAACATCGttgagaagatggaagagTCTGGCAAGAACTGCGTCGTCTTCTACGGCTCCCAGACCGGCACCGCTGAGGACTATGCTTCGCGTCTCGCCAAGGAAGGCAAGAGCCGATTCGGTCTCGATACCATGGTCGCCGATCTTGAAGAATACGATTTTGACAATCTCGACACTATTCCCAGCGACAAGGTCGTCATGTTCGTCCTCGCTACCTACGGTGAGGGAGAGCCCACCGATAACGCTGTCGACTTCTACGAATTCATCACCGGCGAGGACGCCAGCTTCACCGAGGACAACGATCCTCCTCTGGGCAACCTCAACTACGTCGCTTTCGGTCTCGGCAACAACACCTACGAGCACTACAACTCGATGGTTCGCAACGTCAACAAGGCTCTTGAGAAGCTCGGCGCTCACCGCATCGGCGAAGCTGGTGAGGGTGACGACGGCGCTGGCACCATGGAAGAGGACTTTCTGGCCTGGAAGGACCCCATGTGGGAGGCTTTGGCTAAGaagcttggcctcgaggagcGTGAGGCCGTGTACGAGCCTACCTTTGCTATCACCGAACGCGACGACCTGACCCCCGAATCCACCGAAGTCTATCTCGGCGAGCCCAACAAGATGCACCTCGAAGGCACTGCCAAGGGACCTTTCAACACCCACAACCCCTACATTGCGCCTATTGCCGAGTCTCGGGAATTGTTCTCCGCCAAGGACCGAAACTGCCTCCACATGGAAGTCGATATCAGCGGTTCGAACCTCAGGTACGAGACTGGAGATCACATTGCTGTCTGGCCCACCAACCCTGGCGAGGAAGTCACCCGTTTCCTCGATATCCTCGATCTGTCCGCAAAGCAACACGAAGTCGTCACTGTCAAGGCTCTGGAACCCACCGCCAAGGTCCCCTTCCCCAACCCTACGACCTACGATGCTATCCTCCGGTACCACCTCGAGATCTGTGCTCCTGTTTCTCGTCAATTTGTTTCTACCCTGGCCGCCTTTGCTCCCAAcgacgagatcaaggctgAGATGAACCGACTTGGTAACGACAAGGATTATTTCCATGAGAAGACTGCCCCCCATTACTACAACATCGCGCGTTTCCTGGCTTCTGTTAGCAAGGGCGAGAAGTGGACTAAGATTCCCTTCTCTGCCTTTATCGAAGGTATTACCAAGCTGCAGCCTCGTTACTActccatctcgtcctcgtctttgGTCCAGCCTAAGAAGATTTCCATCACTGCCGTCGTTGAGTCCCAGATGATTCCTGGACGTGGTGATCCTTTCCGCGGCGTTGCCACCAACTATCTCCTGGCCctgaagcagaagcagaatgGTGACTCCAACCCCACGCCCTTTGGCCAAAGCTACGAAATCATGGGTCCCCGCAACAAGTATGATGGTATTCACGTGCCTGTCCATGTTCGTCACTCCAACTTCAAGCTGCCCTCGGATCCTGGTAAGCCCATCATCATGATTGGCCCTGGAACTGGTGTTGCCCCTTTCCGTGCTTTCGTTCAGGAACGTGCCAAGCAGGCTCAGGATGGAATCGAAGTTGGCAAGACTCTCTTGTTCTTTGGATGCCGAAAGCCTACTGAGGATTTCATGTACGAGTCTGAGTGGGAG GAGTACAAGAAGGCTCTTGGCGACAAGTTCGAACTCATCACTGCCTTTTCCCGACAATCTTCCAAGAAGGTGTACGTGCAGCACCGACTCAAGGAGCGATCAAAGGAGGTCAGCGATCTGCTGTCCCAGAAGGCCTACTTTTATGTTTGCGGCGATGCTGCAAACATGGCGCGCGAGGTCAACACTGTCTTGGCGCAGATCTTGGCTGAGGGACGTGGCGTTTCCGAGGCTAAGGGTGAGGAGATTGTGAAGAACATGAGGGCGGCGAACCAATACCAG GAGGATGTCTGGTCATGA
- a CDS encoding RRM domain-containing protein, producing the protein METAAPYLPSQQDRRPNYHLAVPGSSDPNGLLSQFQGMSLGGMGVPNTHSAPIHMAPPYMLGSDGHFVLAPVQGSQTIPLGHSNENGYTNYANGAFSNPYMGMHFPLMPFTPGRANAVHTRADRTQSEVPGLENRRNSYSTTESAPATPFYAGGVAHQENGPRVASLDRSAYTTPSPQQLGLMPAHAEASKSKLSPMSERALEELLEKKPSIPKAVPAVFTPAAQMKSVEQSLQNPIPGNRNVYIRGLHPTTDDELLYHYASRFGPVETSKAIIDTGTGACKGFGFAKFYNVADSEMCIRGFHRLGYEVGFARESFNSRLKAEGDDTSTNLYISNLPKSLTEVELGTIFLGFTILSSKILRDSMGNSRGVGFARFESREVCDEIIERFTGLALGEEGLLMNIRYADTPAQKELKRVTAERRQFRTNEYNIGAYGTPLVGLNTHMYSSYQSQYHRSNNSSARSGAIPSATNTSGSDGSNGTRRSASQRRSMETAASSSLDEAIATPTSSECDENVTIHADTVIANASLHSSPSVKKDIKKETKKEVKKEVK; encoded by the exons ATGGAGACTGCAGCGCCCTACCTCCCGTCTCAACAGGATAGACGACCCAACTACCATCTTGCCGTTCCAGGGTCCAGCGACCCAAATGGACTCCTGAGCCAGTTCCAAGGAATGTCTCTGGGTGGCATGGGCGTGCCCAACACCCATTCTGCACCCATCCACATGGCTCCGCCGTACATGCTTGGCTCTGATGGCCACTTCGTTCTTGCACCAGTTCAAGGCTCGCAGACAATCCCACTTGGTCATTCCAACGAGAATGGATATACAAACTACGCCAATGGAGCCTTTTCCAACCCATACATGGGGATGCACTTTCCTCTGATGCCTTTCACTCCTGGACGCGCGAATGCAGTTCATACTCGTGCCGATCGTACGCAGTCTGAAGTCCCCGGCTTAGAGAACCGTCGCAATTCTTACTCGACTACAGAGTCGGCCCCTGCTACGCCATTCTATGCGGGTGGTGTTGCCCATCAGGAGAATGGCCCACGAGTTGCAAGCCTCGATCGATCGGCTTATACCACCCCTTCACCCCAGCAGCTTGGATTGATGCCTGCCCACGCGGAAGCTTCCAAGTCCAAGCTTTCGCCCATGTCTGAGCGCGCTCTGGAAGAActgctggagaagaagcccagcATCCCCAAAGCTGTGCCCGCGGTCTTTACCCCTGCCGCTCAGATGAAGAGTGTGGAGCAGAGCCTCCAAAACCCTATTCCTGGCAACCGCAACGTCTACATTCGAGGTCTTCATCCCACCACCGATGATGAACTGTTGTACCACTATGCTTCTCGCTTTGGCCCAGTCGAGacctccaaggccatcattGATACCGGCACTGGAGCATGCAAGGG TTTTGGCTTCGCCAAGTTCTACAACGTTGCGGATTCCGAGATGTGCATCCGCGGATTCCATCGTCTTGGGTACGAAGTTGGTTTTGCTCGC GAGTCCTTCAACTCTcgcctcaaggccgagggcgacgacaCCTCTACGAACCTCTACATCTCCAATCTCCCTAAATCACTGACAGAAGTG GAGCTTGGAACCATTTTCTTGGGATTTACCATCTTGTCCAGCAAGATTCTCCGAGACAGCATGGGCAACAGCCGCGGCGTTGGGTTTGCTCG ATTCGAGTCTCGTGAGGTCTGTGACGAGATCATCGAGAGATTCACCGGACTTGCGCTTGGCGAAGAAGGTCTTCTCATGAACATTCGCTACGCCGACACCCCGGCTCAGAAGGAGCTGAAGCGTGTGACCGCGGAGCGTCGTCAATTTCGAACCAATGAGTACAACATCGGAGCCTATGGTACCCCTCTGGTTGGCCTGAATACTCACATGTACTCGTCGTACCAGTCACAGTACCATCGCTCCAACAACTCTAGTGCCCGGTC CGGAGCAATTCCTTCTGCCACCAACACTTCTGGGTCTGACGGGAGCAATGGCACCCGGCGATCTGCGTCTCAGCGCCGGTCAATGGA GACGGCCGCAAGCTCGAGCCTAGACGAAGCGATTGCTACACCCACATCGTCCGAATGTGATGAGAACGTCACTATTCACGCGGACACTGTCATTGCCAACGCCTCGCTCCACTCGTCCCCGTCTGTCAAGAAGgacatcaagaaggagaccaagaaggaagtgaagaaggaggtcaAGTGA
- a CDS encoding Non-specific serine/threonine protein kinase, translating into MKLDTRAMRHLASEDWRVLTAVEMGSKNHELVPTPLIEKISRLRGGASGVHRSISALAKVGLIARVKEAKYDGYRLTYGGLDYLALHTHAKRKDVYSVGNRIGVGKESDIMVVADETGTQRVLKIHRLGRISFRTVKSNRDYLKNRQSGSWMYLSRLAAMKEFAFMKALREEGFPVPEPIAQSRHTIVMSLIDAFPLRQISDVPDPASLYADLISLILRLAKHGLIHGDFNEFNILVKEERTKSEDGQEVVNLEPIIIDFPQMVSMEHQNAEMYFDRDVNCIKRFFERRFHFVTTEPGPFFKNAKKTVGKDGVKRLDATVEASGFTKKMLKDLEAAIKDKAETKEQAADDEDEDDDDEEDEDEDEDEEGDGSSNSGGLLGEDAKNSPDEGVEEGMSKLAV; encoded by the exons ATGAAGTTGGATACGAGGGCAATGCGCCACCTCGCCTCCGAGGACTGGCGAGTTTTAACAGCA GTCGAGATGGGAAGCAAAAACCACGAACTCGTCCCCACGCCGTTGATCGAGAAGATTTCGCGCCTCCGTGGCGGCGCCAGCGGTGTCCACAGAAGTATCTCTGCCCTCGCCAAAGTCGGCCTCATCGCTcgcgtcaaggaggccaagtacGATGGTTATCGTCTTACATACGGTGGCCTCGATTACCTTGCACTACACACCCACGCCAAGCGAAAGGACGTCTACAGTGTCGGAAATCGAATCGGCGTTGGAAAGGAGAGTGATATTATGGTTGTTGCAGACGAGACTGGCACCCAACGAGTCCTCAAGATTCATCGACTGGGCCGAATTTCCTTCCGAACGGTCAAGTCGAACCGAGACTACCTTAAGAACAGACAATCTGGATCTTGGATGTACCTGTCGAGGCTAGCAGCCATGAAGGAGTTTGCTTTCATGAAGGCCCTTCGCGAAGAGGGGTTCCCCGTACCTGAGCCCATCGCACAATCACGGCACACCATCGTCATGTCCTTGATAGATGCCTTTCCTCTCCGCCAAATCTCGGACGTCCCTGACCCCGCGTCTCTATACGCCGATCTGATCAGCCTTATCCTTCGCCTTGCGAAGCACGGCCTGATCCATGGCGATTTCAACGAGTTCAACATCCTagtcaaggaggagaggacCAAGTCTGAGGACGGCCAAGAAGTTGTCAACCTTGAACCCATCATCATTGACTTTCCCCAAATGGTCTCGATGGAACATCAAAATGCCGAGATGTATTTTGACCGAGATGTGAATTGCATAAAGCGCTTCTTTGAACGGCGCTTTCATTTCGTCACCACCGAACCCGGCCCCTTCTTCAAGAATGCCAAGAAGACAGTGGGCAAGGATGGTGTCAAGAGACTTGATGCTACCGTCGAGGCCTCTGGCTTTACCAAGAAGATGTTGAAGGACCTGGAGgctgccatcaaggacaaggcagAAACCAAGGAGCAGGCagccgacgacgaagatgaagatgacgatgacgaggaagatgaggacgaagatgaggacgaggagggtgaTGGCTCAAGCAATTCTGGGGGCCTACTTGGCGAGGACGCCAAAAACTCGCCCGACGAGGGCGTCGAAGAGGGCATGTCTAAACTGGCAGTTTAA